The following proteins are co-located in the Pyxicephalus adspersus chromosome Z, UCB_Pads_2.0, whole genome shotgun sequence genome:
- the CCDC120 gene encoding coiled-coil domain-containing protein 120 isoform X1: protein MEVKGPCGISTTGGAPFDSSSKQRVQLISELTEKQRDLQETLRQKVNELRRLCLQEAELTGQVPVEYPLEYGERPPAVTRRQRAFRMTAAAVTRAEEVQLDRLERDFALQLQMAEAARKLSVAAEQSTELTAEQRRKRRLVYLDALRRLQEIEEQSNNLRKKLGLRPTHRVPHSLLDEAFQSECSSLSDGASHDDILAQGMRPSPPRIFEHSRAVSNSPERRVGWKASPVETYCEIRNRRNSMASTASPTRSFPRSLSSLEGRSVPATPVLSRNACSSSALRSDGSGLLQRQWTGSQDSQVGFLSDRPHTHTAHSRRSNSSEALIERPPPAETQGKPSFKSSEALSDHSQAGTAPKHHQPRGARSPDPRTPNTNARLPYEEILLDYYMERQQQQQQTRGWAESEGQWWVEPDSPWWVEPDGSSHYSRRDGYYEGYMGSPALRSRAETQQRRNVTRNKSCGPQLNDVSHFQQPWHADGFQQRSALQVSHPGPRSRSQPRAPPPETMERNVHKALALEGLRDWYLRNSSASGGVQRDPIPSHVQYQRYYRPGYHEAHYQTGSPLPHSISFTGAPLHGRHFSEYMDEDLYSQATLGSRAQGERSTEGTPPGTLV from the exons ATGGAGGTAAAAGGTCCCTGTGGAATCTCCACAacag GTGGGGCTCCTTTTGACTCCTCCTCAAAGCAGAGAGTTCAACTGATCTCAGAACTTACAGAAAAACAACGAGATCTACAGGAAACATTAAGGCAGAAAGTGAATGAACTGCGGAGGCTGTGCCTTCAGGAAGCT GAACTGACTGGACAGGTGCCTGTGGAGTACCCCTTGGAATATGGCGAACGACCTCCAGCTGTCACAAGAAGGCAGCGAGCATTTAGAATGACGGCAGCAGCGGTTACCAGAGCAGAA GAAGTGCAGTTGGATCGTTTGGAGCGAGATTTCGCGCTGCAGCTACAAATGGCAGAAGCTGCCCGGAAGCTGAGTGTTGCTGCAGAGCAGAGCACAGAATTGACTGCAGAGCAGCGCAGGAAACGCAGACTTGTTTACCTGGATGCGCTGCGCAGACTGCAAGAGATAGAGGAGCAAAGTAATAACTTGCGCAAAAAATTGGGCCTGAGGCCAACACATAGAGTCCCTCACAGTTTGCTGG atgaagCATTTCAGTCAGAATGCAGTTCTTTATCTGATGGGGCCAGCCATG ATGATATTCTTGCTCAAGGAATGAGGCCCTCTCCTCCCCGGATTTTTGAGCACTCCCGTGCTGTCTCAAATAGTCCCGAGCGGAGGGTTGGCTGGAAAGCATCACCTGTGGAAACGTACTGTGAGATTCGGAACAGGCGCAACTCCATGGCTAGCACAGCAAG CCCCACGCGCTCCTTTCCCCGCAGTCTATCCAGTCTTGAAGGTCGAAGTGTTCCAGCCACTCCAGTTCTAAGCCGAAATGCCTGCAGCAGCTCAGCATTGAG ATCTGATGGGTCAGGTTTGTTGCAAAGGCAGTGGACAGGAAGTCAAGACTCCCAAGTGGGATTCCTCAGTGATCGTCCACATACTCATACTGCCCACAGCAGGCGAAGCAACAGTTCTGAAGCTTTAATAGAAAGACCTCCTCCTGCTGAGACCCAGGGAAAACCTTCCTTCAAGAGTTCAGAAGCTTTGAGCGATCACTCTCAGGCTGGCACAGCACCCAAGCACCACCAGCCACGAGGGGCAAGATCTCCGGACCCAAGAACACCCAACACTAATGCCCGCCTTCCATATGAAGAGATACTGTTAGATTATTATATGGAGcgccagcagcaacagcagcagacACGGGGGTGGGCAGAATCAGAAGGGCAATGGTGGGTGGAGCCTGACTCTCCCTGGTGGGTGGAACCTGATGGTAGTAGCCATTACTCTAGACGAGACGGCTACTATGAGGGCTATATGGGCAGCCCAGCCCTTCGGAGTCGTGCTGAGACCCAACAGCGCAGAAATGTTACTCGAAACAAATCATGTGGCCCTCAATTAAATGATGTTAGTCATTTTCAGCAACCTTGGCATGCTGATGGCTTCCAGCAACGCAGTGCCCTTCAGGTTTCCCACCCGGGTCCTCGCTCTAGGAGTCAACCTCGGGCACCACCACCTGAGACAATGGAGAGAAATGTGCACAAAGCTCTGGCACTGGAGGGGCTCCGGGACTGGTATCTGCGCAATTCGTCAGCATCTGGGGGAGTTCAAAGGGACCCTATTCCCTCCCACGTGCAGTACCAGAGATACTATCGTCCAGGTTATCATGAGGCACACTATCAGACTGGATCCCCACTTCCACACTCAATCAGTTTTACTGGGGCTCCTTTGCATGGCAG GCACTTTTCAGAGTACATGGATGAGGACCTGTACAGCCAGGCCACCTTGGGGAGTCGGGCACAAGGAGAGCGGTCAACGGAAGGCACACCACCAGGTACTTTAGTCTGA
- the CCDC120 gene encoding coiled-coil domain-containing protein 120 isoform X2 codes for MEVKGPCGISTTGGAPFDSSSKQRVQLISELTEKQRDLQETLRQKVNELRRLCLQEAELTGQVPVEYPLEYGERPPAVTRRQRAFRMTAAAVTRAEEVQLDRLERDFALQLQMAEAARKLSVAAEQSTELTAEQRRKRRLVYLDALRRLQEIEEQNEAFQSECSSLSDGASHDDILAQGMRPSPPRIFEHSRAVSNSPERRVGWKASPVETYCEIRNRRNSMASTASPTRSFPRSLSSLEGRSVPATPVLSRNACSSSALRSDGSGLLQRQWTGSQDSQVGFLSDRPHTHTAHSRRSNSSEALIERPPPAETQGKPSFKSSEALSDHSQAGTAPKHHQPRGARSPDPRTPNTNARLPYEEILLDYYMERQQQQQQTRGWAESEGQWWVEPDSPWWVEPDGSSHYSRRDGYYEGYMGSPALRSRAETQQRRNVTRNKSCGPQLNDVSHFQQPWHADGFQQRSALQVSHPGPRSRSQPRAPPPETMERNVHKALALEGLRDWYLRNSSASGGVQRDPIPSHVQYQRYYRPGYHEAHYQTGSPLPHSISFTGAPLHGRHFSEYMDEDLYSQATLGSRAQGERSTEGTPPGTLV; via the exons ATGGAGGTAAAAGGTCCCTGTGGAATCTCCACAacag GTGGGGCTCCTTTTGACTCCTCCTCAAAGCAGAGAGTTCAACTGATCTCAGAACTTACAGAAAAACAACGAGATCTACAGGAAACATTAAGGCAGAAAGTGAATGAACTGCGGAGGCTGTGCCTTCAGGAAGCT GAACTGACTGGACAGGTGCCTGTGGAGTACCCCTTGGAATATGGCGAACGACCTCCAGCTGTCACAAGAAGGCAGCGAGCATTTAGAATGACGGCAGCAGCGGTTACCAGAGCAGAA GAAGTGCAGTTGGATCGTTTGGAGCGAGATTTCGCGCTGCAGCTACAAATGGCAGAAGCTGCCCGGAAGCTGAGTGTTGCTGCAGAGCAGAGCACAGAATTGACTGCAGAGCAGCGCAGGAAACGCAGACTTGTTTACCTGGATGCGCTGCGCAGACTGCAAGAGATAGAGGAGCAAA atgaagCATTTCAGTCAGAATGCAGTTCTTTATCTGATGGGGCCAGCCATG ATGATATTCTTGCTCAAGGAATGAGGCCCTCTCCTCCCCGGATTTTTGAGCACTCCCGTGCTGTCTCAAATAGTCCCGAGCGGAGGGTTGGCTGGAAAGCATCACCTGTGGAAACGTACTGTGAGATTCGGAACAGGCGCAACTCCATGGCTAGCACAGCAAG CCCCACGCGCTCCTTTCCCCGCAGTCTATCCAGTCTTGAAGGTCGAAGTGTTCCAGCCACTCCAGTTCTAAGCCGAAATGCCTGCAGCAGCTCAGCATTGAG ATCTGATGGGTCAGGTTTGTTGCAAAGGCAGTGGACAGGAAGTCAAGACTCCCAAGTGGGATTCCTCAGTGATCGTCCACATACTCATACTGCCCACAGCAGGCGAAGCAACAGTTCTGAAGCTTTAATAGAAAGACCTCCTCCTGCTGAGACCCAGGGAAAACCTTCCTTCAAGAGTTCAGAAGCTTTGAGCGATCACTCTCAGGCTGGCACAGCACCCAAGCACCACCAGCCACGAGGGGCAAGATCTCCGGACCCAAGAACACCCAACACTAATGCCCGCCTTCCATATGAAGAGATACTGTTAGATTATTATATGGAGcgccagcagcaacagcagcagacACGGGGGTGGGCAGAATCAGAAGGGCAATGGTGGGTGGAGCCTGACTCTCCCTGGTGGGTGGAACCTGATGGTAGTAGCCATTACTCTAGACGAGACGGCTACTATGAGGGCTATATGGGCAGCCCAGCCCTTCGGAGTCGTGCTGAGACCCAACAGCGCAGAAATGTTACTCGAAACAAATCATGTGGCCCTCAATTAAATGATGTTAGTCATTTTCAGCAACCTTGGCATGCTGATGGCTTCCAGCAACGCAGTGCCCTTCAGGTTTCCCACCCGGGTCCTCGCTCTAGGAGTCAACCTCGGGCACCACCACCTGAGACAATGGAGAGAAATGTGCACAAAGCTCTGGCACTGGAGGGGCTCCGGGACTGGTATCTGCGCAATTCGTCAGCATCTGGGGGAGTTCAAAGGGACCCTATTCCCTCCCACGTGCAGTACCAGAGATACTATCGTCCAGGTTATCATGAGGCACACTATCAGACTGGATCCCCACTTCCACACTCAATCAGTTTTACTGGGGCTCCTTTGCATGGCAG GCACTTTTCAGAGTACATGGATGAGGACCTGTACAGCCAGGCCACCTTGGGGAGTCGGGCACAAGGAGAGCGGTCAACGGAAGGCACACCACCAGGTACTTTAGTCTGA